From Prosthecobacter sp., the proteins below share one genomic window:
- a CDS encoding protein kinase, which produces MKPNPDSPSPADPKEPQSFDTGNVTLGPEDMTIAVPSLKSSVPPAKSPAAPVPDTELSTGNVTLGPEDQTIAIPNPSRSLPAATMGSSQPRSLADTGNITLGPEDMTIAIPTNKQPTMPGAATMPSHGGLPAATGSSMASMGSTSKPRSHMESLTGNDGWIGDRYRLLDKLGEGGFGVVYRAEQVKPIHRIVAIKIVKAGVASADILGRFAIEQRTLAIMEHPNIARILDAGETDIGAPYFVMEMVKGRSITSYCKQNDLDLRQRLALFIPVCRAVNHAHQKGIIHRDIKPGNIMVMDEAGKAVPKVIDFGIAKVLEGEGSGHTIATGVDQLVGTPGYISPEQIENGSSHVDTRSDVYALGGVFFELLCGRALITPSDIAQKPIHVLLRDLAEKDPPKPSTIEPSVQGDLDWIALKALERDPNRRYGSADDLADDITRYLSFEPITARPPSRRYLITKFVRRHRVGVAAAIAISLAVLIGGITSTAMYFKAERNRIEAELGRTNLIKSYSRSDEQMARQFTERGQYNDAVAYLVRSLRTNPANDLASTNLLSLLANVHLIRPDTAPLALPEGANEASKVAISRETGVALAVCRIAPKVMPAPGQTVSMREILSTWNMKTGERTDHPVPPGVEITCLDVTPDGQQAVIARDDGNVELWSLKDGKRRNLQPRLPNIVTCIAFSGNGTKLLAGSEIDTDGMGHIHLWDLRKPQEPALVMKQKGVVSEIAVDDDGIFAASIYSGDPINPEGDDGAATTWDLRLGQAIGDPIEVDKGLLHVAIEPKQELIALGMNNGTVFVGSFRNGGEHIPPITHPSSVTSLAFSADAKSIIVGDGGGYVHIWNLSDGKLRFPTRQHDGEVIRAMPAADTSLVASVSRHGEVSVFDVQTGAVLSTRLQQTVNDARITRDGSMLALAPGGIPFVQVWNIHERMSGRKFVDVLDKDLITRIKGPDNSPRQLRDSEAGGANRKKTMYAAADPDGTVFIYDAKTLKPIGAPFQHPPAVGAVTLTQDEKLLITSGRDREVRVWDIATRQNIVTMSHDSYVPVLALSPDDERLVTVTDEGELRVWNLRTGDCLTPAIRDTPRSSSEEEGIVVARVSEDGQSVLFRVSGHGFFSAPMPPKGAPLPEWFLKLAESLARRRLTPDGRTEELTLADYEAAVAAIPKTPAKDEEAAARWANWLLAAAATRPLSPQEDKPFEEYLRALKEQGSPAAAREYLRYRPKDKEAAERSAKLVPTPPK; this is translated from the coding sequence GTGAAACCCAATCCGGATTCCCCCTCACCCGCTGATCCCAAGGAACCGCAGTCGTTCGACACGGGAAATGTCACGCTTGGGCCGGAAGATATGACGATCGCGGTGCCGAGCCTGAAGAGCAGCGTGCCACCGGCCAAATCACCGGCAGCACCGGTGCCTGACACGGAGTTGAGCACGGGGAATGTCACGCTGGGGCCGGAAGACCAGACCATTGCCATTCCAAATCCCAGCCGCTCGCTGCCTGCGGCGACGATGGGTTCGAGCCAGCCGCGCTCGCTTGCGGACACGGGGAACATCACCCTCGGCCCGGAGGACATGACGATCGCCATTCCGACGAACAAGCAGCCGACGATGCCTGGCGCGGCGACGATGCCGAGTCACGGTGGTCTGCCGGCCGCCACTGGAAGCTCGATGGCTTCCATGGGCAGCACTTCGAAGCCCAGATCGCACATGGAGTCGCTCACCGGCAATGACGGCTGGATCGGCGACCGCTACCGTCTGCTCGATAAACTGGGCGAGGGCGGCTTCGGTGTCGTTTATCGCGCGGAGCAGGTGAAACCGATTCACCGCATCGTGGCGATCAAGATTGTGAAGGCGGGCGTGGCTTCGGCGGACATCCTGGGCCGTTTCGCCATCGAGCAGCGGACGCTCGCCATCATGGAGCATCCGAACATTGCGCGCATTCTCGATGCGGGTGAAACGGACATCGGCGCGCCCTATTTCGTGATGGAGATGGTGAAGGGGCGCTCCATCACCAGCTACTGCAAACAAAACGATCTCGATCTGCGCCAGCGCCTGGCGCTGTTCATTCCCGTCTGCCGTGCGGTGAATCACGCGCATCAGAAGGGCATCATCCACCGCGACATCAAGCCCGGCAACATCATGGTGATGGACGAGGCCGGCAAGGCGGTGCCCAAGGTCATCGACTTCGGCATCGCGAAGGTTCTCGAAGGCGAAGGCTCCGGCCATACCATCGCCACGGGCGTCGATCAACTCGTCGGCACGCCGGGATACATCAGCCCGGAGCAAATCGAGAACGGCAGCTCGCATGTGGACACACGCTCCGACGTCTATGCGCTGGGCGGCGTCTTTTTTGAACTGCTCTGTGGCAGGGCGCTCATCACGCCTTCGGACATCGCGCAGAAGCCGATCCACGTCCTGCTGCGTGATCTGGCGGAGAAAGACCCGCCCAAGCCTTCCACCATCGAGCCTTCCGTTCAGGGTGATCTCGACTGGATCGCGCTCAAGGCGCTCGAGCGTGACCCCAACCGTCGCTACGGCAGCGCGGACGATCTCGCCGACGACATCACGCGCTACCTGAGCTTCGAACCGATCACCGCACGTCCGCCGAGCAGGCGTTACCTGATCACGAAGTTCGTGCGCCGTCATCGTGTCGGTGTCGCAGCTGCCATCGCCATCTCGCTCGCTGTCCTGATCGGCGGCATCACCAGCACCGCGATGTATTTCAAGGCGGAACGCAACCGCATCGAAGCCGAGCTTGGGCGGACGAACCTGATCAAATCCTACAGCCGCTCCGACGAGCAGATGGCCCGCCAGTTCACGGAGCGCGGCCAGTACAATGATGCTGTTGCCTATCTGGTCCGCTCTCTGCGCACCAATCCAGCCAACGATCTTGCCTCCACGAATCTGCTCTCGTTGCTGGCGAACGTGCATCTCATCCGTCCTGACACCGCGCCTCTGGCGCTGCCCGAAGGCGCCAATGAGGCGTCCAAAGTGGCCATCAGCCGCGAGACGGGTGTGGCGCTGGCCGTCTGCCGCATCGCGCCCAAAGTCATGCCCGCGCCGGGGCAGACCGTGTCGATGCGTGAAATCCTCTCCACCTGGAACATGAAAACCGGTGAGCGTACCGATCATCCGGTCCCTCCCGGTGTCGAGATCACCTGCCTGGATGTCACACCCGACGGCCAGCAGGCCGTGATCGCGCGTGATGATGGCAATGTGGAGCTCTGGTCGCTCAAGGACGGCAAGCGCCGCAATCTCCAGCCGCGTTTGCCGAATATCGTCACCTGCATCGCCTTCTCTGGCAACGGCACCAAACTCCTCGCGGGCAGTGAGATCGACACGGACGGCATGGGCCACATCCACCTCTGGGATTTGCGCAAGCCGCAGGAACCCGCCCTCGTGATGAAGCAGAAAGGCGTGGTGAGTGAGATCGCGGTGGATGATGACGGCATCTTCGCCGCCTCCATTTACAGCGGTGATCCCATCAATCCCGAAGGAGACGACGGCGCTGCCACCACCTGGGATCTCCGTCTCGGGCAGGCCATTGGTGATCCCATTGAGGTGGACAAAGGTTTGTTGCATGTGGCCATCGAACCCAAGCAAGAACTCATCGCGTTGGGCATGAACAACGGCACCGTTTTTGTCGGCAGCTTCCGCAATGGTGGTGAACACATTCCGCCGATCACTCATCCGTCCTCGGTCACCTCGCTGGCCTTCAGCGCGGATGCTAAATCCATCATCGTCGGCGACGGCGGCGGTTACGTTCACATCTGGAATCTGAGTGATGGCAAGCTGCGTTTCCCCACCCGCCAGCATGACGGTGAAGTCATCCGGGCCATGCCTGCTGCGGATACCAGTCTCGTGGCCAGCGTGTCGCGGCATGGTGAGGTCAGCGTGTTTGACGTCCAGACCGGCGCGGTGCTCTCCACACGCCTCCAGCAGACCGTCAACGACGCCAGAATCACGCGCGATGGCTCCATGCTCGCCCTCGCTCCCGGCGGCATCCCCTTCGTGCAGGTCTGGAACATCCACGAGCGCATGTCGGGCCGCAAATTCGTCGATGTGCTCGACAAGGATCTGATCACCCGCATCAAAGGGCCGGACAATTCGCCGCGGCAGTTGCGCGATTCCGAGGCCGGTGGCGCCAATCGCAAGAAGACCATGTACGCCGCCGCCGATCCTGACGGCACGGTGTTCATCTACGATGCCAAAACGCTCAAGCCCATCGGCGCGCCCTTCCAGCATCCGCCGGCGGTCGGTGCGGTGACTCTGACCCAGGACGAAAAGCTGCTCATCACTTCCGGTCGTGACCGTGAGGTGCGTGTGTGGGACATCGCCACACGTCAAAACATCGTCACCATGAGTCACGACTCCTACGTGCCGGTGCTGGCGCTCAGTCCCGATGACGAACGCCTCGTCACCGTCACCGACGAAGGCGAGCTGCGCGTGTGGAACCTGCGCACCGGCGATTGTCTCACGCCGGCCATTCGCGACACGCCACGCAGCAGCAGCGAGGAGGAAGGCATCGTGGTCGCCCGTGTGTCCGAGGACGGGCAGAGCGTTCTGTTCCGTGTCTCCGGCCACGGCTTTTTCAGCGCGCCCATGCCGCCGAAAGGCGCGCCGCTTCCCGAATGGTTCCTCAAACTCGCGGAGAGCCTCGCCCGCCGCCGCCTGACACCCGATGGCAGAACCGAGGAGCTGACGTTGGCGGATTACGAGGCCGCCGTCGCCGCCATTCCCAAAACACCCGCCAAGGACGAAGAAGCCGCCGCGCGCTGGGCCAACTGGCTGCTCGCCGCCGCCGCCACACGCCCGCTCTCACCGCAGGAGGACAAACCCTTTGAGGAATACCTCCGCGCACTCAAGGAACAGGGTTCCCCCGCCGCCGCCCGCGAATACCTGCGCTATCGTCCCAAGGACAAAGAAGCCGCCGAGCGCTCCGCCAAACTCGTCCCCACGCCGCCGAAGTAA
- a CDS encoding SUMF1/EgtB/PvdO family nonheme iron enzyme: protein MSHDSNPPATRSSASWQPPTAQELAAMLPQYEIEMLLGRGGMGAVYKGRQISLDRPVAIKILSNTLDEADTSFAERFKNEARAMAKLTHPGIVAVYDFGQTASGLLYIVMEFVEGTDVSRMIAQQKRLHTDHAMAITAHVCDALAYAHERGIIHRDIKPANIMVGYDGVVKVADFGLAKMTQSGESGLTQSGMAMGTLCYMAPEALMLGTGVDHRADIYAVGVMLYQMLTGKLPQGMFELPSLQVPGLDPRYDGIIAKALRDDREMRYQSVLEMRQNLDSILTQPVVKVEENAKQAPAALPTQARPQHPGGQPYRPQQPQIVVRTAKNSSPLLWAALIAIGGVAGWLFLKDSGGSGVPSPEIAPVASSSPAVASTLPQSSGTISATKEPPFLNSLGMKFLPVPITGGPTDKQRVLFSVWETRVQDYEVFMQETKLARVNVKFEQGPMHPMVAVSWDNAQAFCVWLTDREHKAGRLGTAESYRLPTDHEWSCAVGIGGQENVARRPKEKGTWKTVNGKGVIPEVFPWDGAWPPPDGAGNYRGEEIIESELNKNMTAVPGYRDGFPATAPVGSFAINRFGLYDIGGNVWEWCEDIFDIESTSRVVRGASWQEGSRIGLLSSWRRDFQPAYHLSDVGFRCVVAPTTPTPPTATSAAPTPATIVSAPAFDLQQLPDFRTRVANYQKARYAQLSDLTTKYRAALVTAKDAAVKSGVLTEAAAADAAIAHATAFVAVIEKNLSATAVVPLPALPALKDPAPPRLKELRDIFVRETAKIEITLVTSLDQSLASVHASLTTAANANAAKTVETYRQQMMAVFKTSQAVVTTTSQSSSTESPLLSATKDKPFVNTLGMKFVPVPGIKVLFCIHETRKADYAAYAASAANVDTSWKKGDDQEQQPVVRVSWEDANGFCAWLSKKEGHAYRLPTDEEWSYAVGIGEREAQETPKGSPQDKSGKIEGVYPWGGYYPPTPQDGNYVASIVNDGYSWTAPVMSFKPNALGLYDMGGNAWEWCQDHPHPSMQARVLRGGCCALDREPPLSSSRSSNRPDCHIATYGFRCVLAEGQSSIATTAQPATSTVSPPAGGSVSTVQPVNSTSSAKADPAVSRLAAAAKAFPLTSMPESAKDRARRGVSIVKVIATDIKVALQLSKEQEAWIKKRDEKLQTDCGLVRIREAANGGGSNQVVELHGEALRDVLEQFSMEQLLTWEAILGPDAQQMRSYTGGPYLDAIKKKRLAGIPPGG from the coding sequence ATGAGTCACGACTCGAATCCTCCTGCCACGCGGTCATCCGCCTCCTGGCAGCCGCCGACGGCACAGGAGCTTGCGGCGATGCTGCCGCAGTATGAAATCGAGATGTTGCTGGGTCGTGGCGGCATGGGGGCGGTGTACAAGGGGCGCCAGATCTCGCTGGACCGTCCTGTCGCCATTAAGATTCTTTCCAACACGCTCGATGAGGCCGACACCAGCTTTGCGGAGCGCTTCAAGAACGAGGCGCGCGCCATGGCAAAGCTCACCCACCCCGGCATCGTCGCGGTATATGATTTCGGCCAGACGGCGAGCGGGCTGCTCTACATCGTGATGGAGTTCGTTGAGGGCACGGATGTCTCGCGCATGATCGCCCAGCAGAAGCGCCTGCACACGGACCATGCCATGGCGATCACCGCGCATGTATGCGACGCGCTGGCCTACGCGCATGAACGCGGTATCATCCATCGCGACATCAAACCGGCGAACATCATGGTCGGCTATGACGGCGTGGTGAAGGTGGCGGACTTCGGTCTGGCGAAGATGACCCAGAGCGGGGAAAGCGGCCTGACCCAGAGCGGCATGGCAATGGGCACGTTGTGCTACATGGCTCCGGAAGCCCTCATGCTCGGCACTGGCGTGGATCACCGCGCCGATATTTATGCGGTGGGCGTCATGCTGTATCAAATGCTCACTGGCAAGCTGCCGCAGGGCATGTTTGAGCTGCCCTCGCTGCAGGTGCCGGGCCTCGACCCGCGCTACGACGGGATCATTGCCAAAGCGCTGCGGGATGACCGTGAGATGCGCTACCAGAGTGTGCTGGAGATGCGGCAGAATCTCGACAGCATCCTGACGCAGCCAGTGGTGAAAGTGGAGGAAAACGCCAAGCAAGCTCCTGCCGCATTGCCCACGCAAGCGCGCCCCCAACATCCCGGCGGGCAGCCGTATCGTCCGCAGCAGCCTCAAATCGTCGTTCGCACCGCAAAGAACAGCTCCCCATTGTTGTGGGCGGCGCTGATTGCGATAGGCGGTGTTGCAGGGTGGCTGTTCCTCAAGGATTCAGGCGGCAGCGGCGTCCCATCGCCCGAAATCGCGCCCGTAGCCAGCTCCAGTCCGGCGGTTGCCAGCACACTTCCCCAAAGCAGCGGCACTATCTCCGCCACGAAGGAGCCGCCCTTCCTGAACAGCCTCGGGATGAAGTTCTTGCCCGTGCCGATCACTGGTGGGCCGACGGATAAGCAACGCGTGCTTTTCAGCGTGTGGGAGACTCGCGTGCAGGACTACGAGGTGTTCATGCAGGAGACCAAGCTCGCACGAGTGAATGTGAAATTTGAGCAGGGACCAATGCATCCGATGGTGGCGGTGAGTTGGGACAATGCACAAGCGTTCTGTGTGTGGCTCACGGATCGCGAGCACAAAGCTGGACGGCTCGGTACAGCGGAGAGTTACCGGCTGCCGACGGATCATGAGTGGAGTTGTGCCGTGGGCATCGGCGGGCAGGAAAACGTGGCAAGAAGGCCGAAAGAAAAAGGGACGTGGAAAACAGTGAATGGGAAAGGCGTTATCCCCGAAGTGTTTCCATGGGACGGCGCATGGCCGCCGCCTGATGGAGCGGGCAATTACAGGGGCGAAGAGATTATCGAATCAGAGTTGAACAAAAATATGACAGCGGTGCCCGGCTATAGGGATGGGTTTCCGGCGACGGCGCCCGTGGGCAGCTTTGCGATCAACCGGTTCGGTTTGTATGACATTGGTGGAAACGTCTGGGAGTGGTGTGAAGATATTTTTGACATCGAAAGCACCTCTCGTGTGGTCCGCGGTGCATCGTGGCAAGAAGGTAGCCGCATCGGACTGTTGTCATCATGGCGGCGTGACTTCCAGCCCGCTTACCACCTCAGCGATGTCGGTTTTCGTTGTGTGGTCGCTCCTACCACTCCCACGCCACCGACCGCCACATCTGCCGCGCCCACTCCAGCGACCATCGTTTCCGCGCCCGCTTTCGATCTTCAGCAGCTCCCCGATTTCCGCACCCGCGTCGCCAACTACCAGAAGGCACGTTATGCGCAGCTCAGTGATCTGACCACGAAATACCGTGCCGCACTAGTCACTGCGAAGGATGCGGCGGTCAAAAGCGGCGTGCTGACCGAGGCTGCTGCTGCGGATGCCGCCATCGCCCACGCCACGGCGTTCGTAGCGGTGATCGAGAAAAATTTGAGCGCCACAGCAGTCGTGCCTCTTCCTGCACTCCCGGCTCTGAAAGATCCGGCACCGCCACGCCTCAAGGAGTTGCGCGACATCTTCGTGCGCGAGACTGCCAAGATCGAAATAACCCTCGTCACCAGCCTGGACCAGTCTCTCGCCAGTGTGCATGCCTCGCTGACAACCGCCGCGAATGCCAACGCCGCGAAGACGGTGGAAACCTATCGGCAGCAGATGATGGCCGTGTTCAAGACATCCCAGGCGGTGGTCACAACCACCAGCCAGTCGTCATCCACGGAGTCGCCATTGCTCTCAGCCACCAAGGACAAGCCCTTCGTGAACACTCTCGGCATGAAGTTCGTGCCGGTGCCAGGAATCAAGGTGTTGTTCTGCATTCATGAGACACGGAAGGCGGACTACGCCGCTTATGCGGCCAGCGCCGCCAATGTGGACACCAGTTGGAAGAAGGGTGACGACCAGGAGCAGCAACCGGTAGTGCGAGTGAGCTGGGAGGATGCGAATGGGTTCTGCGCATGGTTGAGCAAGAAGGAAGGACACGCCTACCGGCTTCCCACCGATGAGGAATGGAGCTACGCGGTGGGCATTGGCGAAAGGGAAGCGCAGGAAACCCCGAAGGGCAGTCCCCAAGATAAGTCTGGGAAGATCGAGGGTGTGTATCCATGGGGAGGGTACTATCCGCCGACGCCACAGGATGGAAATTACGTCGCCAGCATCGTGAATGACGGCTACTCCTGGACTGCGCCGGTGATGAGTTTCAAGCCCAACGCGCTGGGCCTCTATGACATGGGCGGAAACGCATGGGAGTGGTGCCAGGATCACCCTCATCCATCCATGCAGGCTCGGGTTTTGCGTGGTGGCTGCTGTGCACTCGACCGCGAGCCGCCGCTGTCCTCCAGCCGCAGTAGCAACCGGCCTGATTGCCACATTGCAACCTACGGTTTCAGGTGCGTGTTGGCTGAAGGCCAGTCATCAATTGCCACCACTGCGCAGCCTGCCACAAGCACCGTCTCACCCCCTGCTGGCGGCAGTGTTTCGACAGTTCAGCCTGTAAACTCGACATCTTCGGCCAAGGCCGACCCGGCAGTGAGTCGGCTGGCAGCCGCCGCCAAAGCATTCCCGCTCACCAGCATGCCCGAGTCTGCCAAAGATCGTGCGCGGAGAGGGGTGTCCATCGTGAAAGTCATCGCCACTGACATCAAGGTGGCTCTGCAATTGTCCAAAGAGCAGGAGGCGTGGATCAAAAAGCGTGACGAAAAACTCCAGACCGACTGTGGCTTGGTGAGGATTCGCGAGGCGGCCAACGGCGGCGGCTCCAACCAGGTGGTGGAACTGCACGGTGAGGCGTTGCGGGATGTACTCGAACAGTTTTCGATGGAGCAATTGCTGACTTGGGAGGCCATTCTCGGTCCAGACGCACAGCAGATGCGAAGTTACACCGGCGGTCCCTACCTTGATGCCATCAAGAAAAAACGACTGGCGGGCATTCCGCCGGGTGGCTGA